In one window of Pseudobdellovibrionaceae bacterium DNA:
- a CDS encoding acyl-CoA dehydrogenase, translated as MELLDQVSGFLLGTNVSWSVLAAVVAFVAIAYLGMPFLVWTIAIFAVLLGFSAPFWLTLTFAVVAVIFNVRPLRKSMVSGALLKAMKPIMPKISETERTALEAGVVWREADLFSGKPDMQKLMDEPYPELTVEEQAFIDGPVNRLCELIDDWKVWKERTLSDEAMDYIKKEKFLGMIIPKEYGGLGFSALCNSEVVQKLSSHSITAGITVMVPNSLGPAELLIHYGTQAQKDRYLRKLATGEEIPCFGLTEPMAGSDAGAITSTGVLYKGDDGEVYLKLNWQKRWITLSPISTLIGLAFRLKDPENILGKGVDVGITCALIPSHTPGVWVGHRHDPMGLPFNNGPTEGQDVVVKAEDAIIGGVANAGKGWTMLMESLAAGRGISLPAQGTGGVKLAYRVLSAHANTRKQFGVPIGKFEGVEEPLSRVGGMVYYIEALRKYTISALDQGVKPPVVTAMTKYNATEFGRRAATDAMDVLGGQGLSMGPRNVMSIPYFGMPVAVTVEGANILTRTLIVFGQGALRAHPYAFSEVDAVISGNADAFDKAFWGHIGHVTRNSARSFVLSLTRGMFASRGYGQGMGRYFQKLVWASASFAIMADFAMGLLGGKLKVKEKLTGRFADILSWMFIATAVLRRFKAEGCREEDRPFAEYSLQVAFSEIQRSFDGIFDNFDVPLLGWFFKGPIRWWSGLNTIGIAPKDSLGQAVVSSMLADTDQRDRFTSGIYVPEDTSTGMGRIEAAFHAVKKAEGLEKKLRKAVKAKKLAKGRGAEWLEMAATQGVISQEEKAQLLEAEKLRWDAIQVDDFNWDAYTATTAKPYVRDPSAAK; from the coding sequence GTGGAACTTTTGGATCAGGTCAGTGGATTTTTATTAGGCACAAACGTGTCGTGGAGTGTTTTAGCAGCTGTGGTGGCATTTGTGGCCATTGCTTACCTGGGCATGCCATTTTTGGTTTGGACCATAGCTATTTTTGCGGTGCTGTTGGGCTTTTCAGCACCATTTTGGCTGACACTGACTTTTGCAGTCGTTGCAGTGATTTTTAACGTTCGACCACTGAGAAAATCCATGGTTTCCGGTGCGTTGCTGAAGGCCATGAAGCCCATCATGCCAAAGATTTCTGAAACGGAAAGAACCGCGTTAGAAGCGGGCGTGGTGTGGCGTGAAGCTGATTTGTTTTCCGGAAAACCAGATATGCAAAAACTGATGGATGAACCCTATCCAGAACTTACGGTTGAGGAGCAAGCCTTCATTGATGGACCCGTGAACCGGCTTTGCGAATTGATCGATGATTGGAAGGTCTGGAAAGAGAGAACTCTTTCTGACGAGGCCATGGACTACATCAAAAAAGAGAAATTTTTAGGGATGATTATTCCCAAAGAGTACGGTGGGTTGGGATTTTCAGCACTTTGTAATTCAGAAGTTGTACAAAAACTTTCAAGCCATTCAATCACCGCGGGTATAACAGTTATGGTGCCCAACTCATTAGGGCCCGCAGAGCTTTTGATCCACTATGGAACCCAGGCTCAAAAAGATAGATACTTAAGAAAATTGGCAACGGGTGAAGAGATCCCTTGTTTTGGTTTGACTGAGCCCATGGCTGGTAGCGATGCCGGAGCTATCACGTCCACTGGAGTCTTATATAAAGGGGACGACGGCGAAGTTTACCTTAAACTGAATTGGCAAAAACGTTGGATCACGTTGTCGCCCATTTCTACTTTAATTGGGTTGGCCTTTCGCTTAAAAGACCCTGAAAACATCCTTGGTAAAGGCGTTGATGTAGGAATCACTTGTGCATTAATTCCTTCCCATACGCCCGGAGTTTGGGTGGGTCACCGGCATGATCCCATGGGATTACCATTTAACAACGGTCCCACAGAAGGCCAAGATGTTGTAGTGAAAGCTGAGGACGCCATCATTGGTGGTGTGGCCAATGCCGGCAAGGGCTGGACGATGTTGATGGAGTCCTTGGCGGCCGGGCGAGGCATTTCATTGCCCGCACAGGGTACTGGCGGTGTGAAGTTGGCCTACCGAGTTCTGTCGGCCCATGCCAATACCAGAAAGCAATTCGGAGTGCCCATCGGCAAATTCGAAGGCGTGGAAGAGCCATTGTCTCGCGTGGGCGGTATGGTTTACTACATTGAAGCTCTGCGAAAATACACGATCAGCGCATTAGATCAGGGAGTGAAACCCCCCGTGGTTACGGCCATGACAAAATATAATGCCACTGAATTTGGTCGACGGGCAGCCACAGATGCGATGGATGTACTCGGAGGCCAGGGGCTTTCCATGGGGCCGCGAAACGTGATGTCTATTCCTTACTTCGGGATGCCCGTAGCGGTGACAGTTGAGGGAGCCAATATTCTGACTCGAACCTTGATTGTATTTGGACAAGGGGCATTGCGAGCGCACCCTTATGCCTTCAGTGAAGTGGATGCGGTCATTAGCGGAAATGCCGACGCTTTTGATAAGGCCTTTTGGGGGCACATTGGTCATGTCACTCGAAATTCGGCGCGTTCATTTGTGTTAAGTCTCACTCGCGGTATGTTTGCTTCGCGGGGTTACGGGCAGGGTATGGGGCGCTATTTCCAAAAGTTAGTGTGGGCATCGGCAAGTTTTGCCATCATGGCCGATTTTGCTATGGGCCTTTTGGGTGGAAAACTAAAAGTGAAAGAAAAACTAACGGGCCGATTTGCAGATATTCTTTCGTGGATGTTTATTGCCACTGCGGTATTAAGACGGTTTAAAGCCGAAGGTTGCCGGGAAGAAGATCGCCCCTTTGCTGAGTATTCTCTGCAAGTGGCGTTTTCTGAAATTCAAAGGTCATTCGACGGTATTTTTGATAATTTTGATGTGCCCCTATTGGGTTGGTTTTTTAAGGGCCCCATTCGCTGGTGGTCGGGGTTAAATACAATAGGTATTGCACCCAAAGATAGCCTGGGTCAGGCGGTGGTTTCATCGATGTTGGCAGATACCGATCAACGAGACCGATTCACTTCTGGTATTTATGTGCCCGAGGATACTTCTACCGGTATGGGCCGCATTGAAGCCGCCTTTCACGCGGTGAAAAAGGCTGAAGGTTTAGAGAAAAAACTCAGAAAAGCAGTGAAGGCAAAGAAGCTAGCCAAAGGGCGAGGTGCTGAATGGTTGGAGATGGCCGCCACACAAGGTGTCATTAGCCAAGAAGAGAAAGCCCAGTTGCTTGAAGCTGAAAAATTGCGTTGGGATGCCATTCAAGTGGATGACTTTAACTGGGATGCCTATACGGCCACCACAGCCAAGCCCTATGTACGGGATCCATCTGCAGCTAAGTAG
- a CDS encoding response regulator, with protein MGKVKCDTAILVVDDDAMVMDVLVDYLKELGMTNITQARNSTHALKLLQDPEFKVELVLSDWEMPQVDGLTLLKAIRKNPLRRRLRFIMVTSQRSMERFKVTQAARWQVSAYILKPFRLHLLKEKLWSVMGWEQDKNSEKVG; from the coding sequence ATGGGTAAGGTCAAGTGCGATACGGCAATCCTGGTAGTTGACGATGATGCTATGGTTATGGATGTGCTAGTGGATTATCTTAAAGAGTTGGGGATGACAAACATTACTCAAGCTAGAAATTCTACTCATGCATTAAAATTACTGCAAGATCCAGAGTTCAAAGTGGAGCTGGTGCTTTCTGACTGGGAAATGCCACAGGTCGATGGTTTAACCCTATTAAAAGCCATTCGAAAAAATCCATTGCGTCGGCGTTTACGATTTATCATGGTCACAAGCCAGCGTTCAATGGAAAGATTTAAAGTCACGCAAGCCGCTCGGTGGCAGGTCAGTGCCTATATTCTTAAACCCTTTCGACTTCATCTGTTAAAAGAAAAATTATGGTCGGTAATGGGTTGGGAACAGGACAAGAACAGTGAAAAGGTTGGCTAA
- a CDS encoding diguanylate cyclase → MPFWWGGSYSTKVEHEENLSEKVNANDASSARILIVEDDENLLELMNEAISAAGYHTKMVDRAKDALEVVKSFKPHLVVTDNDMPGMTGLQMLKEFRSQKNYVSVIFVSGRTDTNYVVDALRAGANDYIRKPFRFEELIARIECSLRLNEVHGELLEANQKLHDMVDHDYLTGLFNMRSMYDKIDYELKRARRQKSQVAAIMLDMDHFKRVNDEHDHLFGSHVLKAMGRLIAATMREVDLAARYGGDEYLIVLTDTGEEGAVAFAERLRKVVESHTFREGQHTIDLTISVGVALSIPGEEDLDARSLVRQADAALYQAKEAGRNKVIVSV, encoded by the coding sequence TTGCCTTTTTGGTGGGGAGGCAGTTATTCTACCAAAGTGGAACATGAAGAGAACCTATCTGAAAAAGTAAATGCAAATGATGCTTCATCGGCTCGGATCCTCATCGTTGAAGACGATGAAAACTTGCTGGAATTGATGAACGAAGCCATCTCTGCAGCCGGATATCACACGAAAATGGTGGATCGGGCCAAAGATGCCTTGGAAGTGGTTAAATCCTTTAAACCCCATCTTGTAGTGACAGACAATGACATGCCAGGAATGACGGGGCTACAAATGCTCAAAGAGTTTCGGAGTCAAAAAAACTATGTCAGCGTTATTTTTGTTAGCGGTAGAACCGACACCAACTATGTAGTTGATGCCTTACGGGCCGGTGCCAATGACTACATTAGAAAACCCTTTAGGTTTGAAGAGTTAATCGCGCGCATCGAATGTAGCTTGCGTCTCAACGAGGTGCATGGCGAACTTTTAGAGGCCAATCAAAAATTGCACGACATGGTTGATCATGATTATCTCACCGGCCTGTTTAATATGCGGTCCATGTATGACAAAATTGACTACGAGTTAAAGCGAGCCCGTCGGCAAAAGTCGCAAGTGGCGGCAATCATGCTGGATATGGATCATTTCAAAAGAGTAAATGACGAGCATGATCATTTGTTTGGTAGTCACGTGCTCAAAGCCATGGGTCGATTGATAGCAGCCACCATGCGAGAAGTGGATTTGGCCGCTCGCTATGGCGGTGATGAATACTTAATTGTACTCACGGACACCGGCGAAGAAGGGGCCGTGGCCTTTGCCGAGCGCCTTCGAAAAGTGGTTGAAAGTCATACTTTTCGTGAAGGCCAGCACACCATTGATCTGACTATCAGTGTGGGGGTGGCCCTCTCTATTCCTGGCGAGGAAGATTTAGATGCTCGGTCTTTGGTGCGCCAAGCGGATGCAGCCTTGTATCAGGCGAAAGAGGCCGGACGTAATAAAGTGATTGTGTCGGTTTAG
- a CDS encoding HAMP domain-containing protein, giving the protein MMKQGPRFSIRYKFLAVTTVLLVFCVGIYLILATEIYKSDKNEFVFDYHRSLVSNLATDVDTLFQGVTDKARLTAYFFREEHRQARPLIEDLLKKNSHMVYVAASSDFSSLDKEFYVDQPFLKTYGLGEDFFKKGLIEKRPIPYLRLQEKGEAVWAATLPDGAPLIGFGKNVIEENEKGQPVAQFAVIVYVHADQLLQSVQDEKQNEVAIVASDGQVLVHADSQTMSGARPFQSELLAISQKSPVQKGVQDYLAADGQRHLGAFARARGGQMIVLSTIASAQAFAVVDRLVYRSMIFASIVVTLAFLAAILFSRSLTKPIERLVAGMKKVSQGDLTTRISVKSQDEIASLADSFNLMIIDLESSRRELEEVNRDLERKVKDRTKDLEDRNRAVKEAQEALLKSTRLAAVGEVAGQAAHEVLNPLTSIINRTVRVSRKLQEDVSAEISLLSEICSAWRDDYSSGGIEKLMQSWKQESTVKTGASLLEEDLANLQVVEANLESTMKSLVDDTGFVLQESQRISRIVNSMRSMSAIKGDLVKVPVFPLCQQSVAIMEDLAQQKGIEIAVENLAKANLAMVDEDEFIQVMTNLIRNSIQSMDEKIWEKTEQPKVIIRMTNSEEQLFIRVIDNGAGISTENQNKLFKAQFSTKPKSQGTGIGLNISRRLTRAFRGDLTLESSVQGRGAVFLITLPLATVGEERLSA; this is encoded by the coding sequence ATGATGAAGCAAGGACCTCGGTTTTCAATTCGATATAAATTTCTGGCAGTGACCACAGTGCTATTGGTTTTTTGTGTGGGGATTTATCTGATACTGGCCACTGAAATCTACAAATCCGACAAAAACGAGTTTGTTTTCGACTATCATCGCAGCCTTGTTTCGAACCTGGCCACTGATGTGGACACACTCTTTCAGGGCGTGACAGACAAGGCGCGCCTTACGGCTTACTTTTTTCGCGAGGAGCACCGGCAGGCGCGGCCATTGATCGAAGATCTTCTGAAAAAAAACTCGCACATGGTTTACGTGGCCGCGAGCAGTGACTTCAGCTCTTTGGACAAAGAATTTTATGTGGATCAGCCTTTTTTAAAAACCTATGGCCTAGGCGAAGATTTTTTCAAAAAAGGGTTAATAGAAAAAAGGCCCATTCCCTACCTTCGGCTTCAGGAGAAGGGCGAAGCCGTTTGGGCCGCCACATTACCAGACGGGGCACCCCTCATTGGGTTTGGAAAAAACGTCATTGAAGAAAACGAAAAGGGCCAGCCTGTGGCTCAGTTTGCAGTGATCGTTTATGTACACGCCGATCAATTATTGCAATCGGTGCAAGATGAAAAACAAAATGAAGTGGCAATTGTTGCCTCCGATGGACAAGTCCTGGTCCATGCAGACAGCCAGACTATGTCGGGGGCACGACCCTTTCAATCTGAACTATTAGCCATATCTCAAAAAAGTCCGGTGCAAAAGGGAGTGCAGGATTACCTTGCAGCAGACGGGCAACGGCACTTGGGAGCCTTTGCCCGGGCGCGAGGCGGGCAGATGATTGTTCTTTCAACAATTGCAAGTGCCCAAGCCTTTGCTGTGGTCGATAGGCTTGTTTATAGGTCGATGATATTTGCGTCCATTGTTGTGACCCTGGCGTTTCTTGCGGCCATCTTGTTCTCGCGCTCCCTCACCAAGCCCATTGAGCGGTTGGTGGCTGGGATGAAAAAAGTTTCGCAAGGAGATTTGACCACTCGAATCTCAGTGAAAAGCCAAGACGAAATTGCAAGCCTTGCTGACTCTTTCAATTTGATGATTATTGATCTGGAGAGTTCTCGTCGAGAGCTTGAAGAAGTCAATAGGGATCTTGAAAGGAAAGTGAAGGATCGCACCAAAGATCTTGAGGATAGAAATCGCGCCGTAAAAGAAGCGCAAGAGGCTTTGTTAAAGAGCACTCGCCTGGCTGCCGTGGGTGAAGTGGCCGGGCAGGCCGCCCATGAAGTTTTAAATCCGCTAACCAGTATAATCAATCGCACTGTTCGTGTAAGCAGAAAACTTCAAGAAGATGTGAGCGCAGAGATATCATTGCTTTCTGAAATATGTTCGGCATGGCGGGATGATTACAGTTCCGGCGGCATTGAAAAGCTCATGCAATCTTGGAAGCAAGAATCTACGGTAAAAACCGGCGCAAGCTTGCTCGAAGAAGATCTCGCAAACTTACAGGTCGTTGAAGCCAATCTTGAAAGTACTATGAAAAGCCTTGTGGATGATACGGGTTTTGTTTTGCAAGAAAGTCAGCGCATCAGCCGCATTGTTAACTCTATGCGTTCGATGAGCGCGATAAAGGGTGATTTGGTAAAAGTTCCTGTGTTTCCGCTGTGTCAACAGTCCGTAGCGATTATGGAAGACTTGGCTCAGCAAAAGGGCATTGAAATAGCTGTGGAGAATCTAGCCAAGGCCAATTTGGCGATGGTGGACGAAGACGAGTTCATCCAGGTTATGACAAATCTCATACGAAACTCCATTCAAAGCATGGATGAAAAAATCTGGGAAAAAACTGAGCAGCCAAAGGTGATTATAAGAATGACCAACTCGGAGGAACAGTTGTTCATTCGTGTGATTGACAATGGTGCCGGGATTTCTACGGAAAACCAAAATAAACTATTTAAGGCGCAGTTTTCAACAAAACCCAAGTCGCAAGGTACGGGCATTGGATTGAATATAAGTCGCCGATTGACTCGCGCATTTCGAGGAGACCTAACACTGGAGTCTTCGGTGCAGGGACGAGGTGCCGTATTTCTCATCACCTTGCCCCTTGCCACTGTTGGAGAAGAGAGGTTGTCTGCATGA
- a CDS encoding HipA domain-containing protein, with protein MEKTIELEIFVNGQWWDLAEVEVSKPFSVKSYREKGQLQYSLDYLDRFIDQLHSIGLYAASVRYPLNYGFITEPHWPAFLLDLIPTGVARLNWLKRLNLNDGPEADFELLAKGAINPPGNIRVKPEDNPFARTNSHSGFDYEEVVGRGVDFIEYAENMGAIVSGTSGAQGEAPKFLLVEDKNGKWHGDGAIKDESIVKSWLIKFPRGKKQRDYEILRLEQIYYEVATELGVRVFGPLIWDRDTLFIPRFDRGKNDSKQVIRFGLESLVSAMGVAEFGVSKKNEEYLEVIKKFSTNPVDDMKEYVFRDFLNIVMGNTDNHGRNTAFIKTEKGIELSPLFDFAPMVLDDSGIPRVSKWQDEVYHIPNFQSIEGKLVELGVQKNMVVAFFKELHEKIGNVPNLLHKKGVNKETLSFVTKKYDEFMTAFQTYLDSL; from the coding sequence ATGGAAAAAACCATCGAATTAGAAATTTTTGTTAACGGACAGTGGTGGGACCTCGCTGAAGTAGAGGTCTCAAAGCCTTTTTCTGTAAAGAGCTACAGAGAAAAAGGTCAGCTGCAATACAGCTTGGATTATTTAGATCGGTTTATCGACCAACTTCATAGCATCGGCCTTTATGCGGCCAGTGTAAGATACCCTCTGAATTACGGATTTATCACAGAGCCCCATTGGCCGGCATTTTTGCTAGATCTTATTCCAACGGGTGTAGCCAGACTCAATTGGCTCAAGCGGTTAAATCTTAACGATGGACCTGAAGCTGATTTCGAACTGCTAGCCAAAGGCGCCATTAATCCTCCAGGAAACATTCGAGTAAAACCAGAAGACAATCCTTTTGCTCGAACTAACAGCCACAGTGGTTTTGACTATGAAGAGGTTGTGGGTCGAGGCGTTGATTTTATTGAGTACGCTGAAAATATGGGGGCGATCGTTTCTGGAACAAGTGGCGCACAAGGGGAGGCTCCAAAATTCTTGTTGGTAGAGGACAAAAACGGCAAGTGGCATGGCGATGGAGCCATCAAAGACGAATCCATTGTAAAAAGTTGGTTAATCAAGTTTCCGCGGGGAAAAAAACAAAGAGACTATGAAATTCTAAGACTTGAACAGATCTACTATGAAGTGGCCACAGAACTAGGGGTGAGAGTTTTTGGTCCCTTGATCTGGGATAGAGACACTTTGTTTATCCCGCGCTTTGATCGTGGCAAAAACGACAGCAAGCAGGTGATTAGATTTGGTCTTGAAAGCTTGGTTTCAGCTATGGGGGTGGCCGAGTTTGGAGTCTCAAAAAAGAATGAAGAATATTTGGAAGTGATCAAGAAATTCTCCACAAACCCTGTGGACGACATGAAAGAGTATGTGTTTAGAGATTTTTTAAACATAGTCATGGGTAATACGGACAATCACGGCAGAAACACGGCTTTTATCAAAACAGAAAAGGGTATTGAACTTTCGCCTCTATTTGATTTTGCACCTATGGTTTTAGATGACAGCGGGATTCCGAGGGTATCTAAGTGGCAGGACGAAGTTTACCACATTCCTAATTTTCAAAGCATTGAGGGCAAACTGGTAGAGCTGGGCGTGCAAAAAAATATGGTAGTGGCCTTTTTTAAAGAGCTGCACGAAAAAATCGGCAATGTACCGAATCTCCTTCACAAAAAAGGCGTAAACAAAGAGACCTTAAGTTTTGTTACAAAAAAATATGATGAATTTATGACTGCTTTTCAAACTTATCTGGATTCGCTGTGA
- a CDS encoding class I SAM-dependent methyltransferase → MAYKYQTFEADSLDLDPESPFFLDHVARYWWAAEQVKGLRVLDCACGKGYGTYILSGAASQVVGVDLNEESLQMARRVFTRENLTFQSQDVFTLSKLGESFDAITAFEVIEHIPHEKTSLFLNSLKSVLKPGGKLLLSTPNHDVVLKSGVVVPEFHINNFRSVELKKALEQEFSNVTMLGQFRQRQGLSQLLFDWDFLNLRHLVGGFRKRANRKKSEVAGHSVASSNTYRSPDEIVNLFAQPPTEASEYHFSSRHWRQAGLSVAICQK, encoded by the coding sequence ATGGCATATAAATATCAGACTTTTGAAGCTGATTCCTTGGATTTAGACCCAGAATCCCCATTTTTTCTTGATCACGTGGCGCGTTATTGGTGGGCGGCAGAACAGGTCAAGGGCCTGAGGGTGTTGGACTGCGCCTGCGGCAAGGGCTATGGCACGTACATTTTGTCGGGGGCGGCCAGTCAGGTGGTGGGGGTTGACCTCAATGAAGAATCTCTTCAAATGGCCCGGCGGGTATTTACCCGTGAAAATCTTACCTTTCAAAGTCAGGATGTGTTTACCCTGTCGAAGCTAGGGGAGAGTTTTGACGCGATCACAGCTTTTGAAGTTATTGAGCATATTCCTCATGAAAAAACCTCTTTGTTTCTCAACAGTTTAAAGTCGGTTTTGAAACCTGGGGGAAAGCTATTGCTGTCTACGCCCAATCACGATGTGGTTTTAAAAAGTGGCGTCGTGGTGCCAGAATTTCACATTAATAATTTTCGATCTGTTGAATTGAAAAAAGCGCTGGAGCAAGAGTTTTCAAATGTCACGATGTTGGGGCAGTTTCGTCAAAGGCAGGGTTTGTCACAGCTCTTGTTTGATTGGGATTTTTTAAATCTGCGACACCTGGTCGGTGGCTTCAGGAAGCGGGCCAACCGCAAAAAATCAGAAGTTGCCGGTCATTCGGTGGCGTCGTCCAACACCTACCGAAGTCCAGACGAGATAGTGAATCTATTTGCTCAACCGCCTACAGAAGCCTCTGAATACCATTTTAGTTCTCGCCATTGGCGGCAGGCGGGGTTGAGTGTAGCCATCTGTCAAAAATAG
- a CDS encoding helix-turn-helix transcriptional regulator: MKSKKTTRKQLREELNQGVQSGELELPEALILLRKVLGKSQLEYAQMVGVSKKIISDFELGRGNPTISTLNKIFAPLGVEMGLVTKRR, encoded by the coding sequence GTGAAATCAAAAAAAACCACAAGAAAACAATTGCGAGAAGAGTTAAATCAAGGTGTTCAAAGTGGCGAACTGGAGCTGCCAGAAGCGCTCATTTTGTTGCGAAAAGTCTTAGGTAAAAGCCAGCTCGAATACGCTCAAATGGTGGGTGTAAGTAAAAAAATCATCAGTGACTTTGAACTGGGAAGAGGCAACCCCACCATATCAACCTTAAACAAAATATTCGCGCCACTGGGTGTGGAAATGGGCCTGGTCACCAAGCGCCGCTAG
- a CDS encoding MFS transporter, protein MKSDNQNSKPGKTGQNHWAQRNNRQILAWSLYDFANSAFATTVMAAFFPVFFKEYWRSGVEVTQSTFELGMGNSVASLCIAVSAPILGAMADAGRRKKRFLGLFTALGVLTTAGLFFAPASDWQWALAFYALAAMGFAGSNIFYDSLLVSVSGRQKMDFVSGLGYALGYLGGSLLLVVNVLMATKPEWFGFSSAAEGIRYSFLTVSLWWAIFSLPLFFMVQEDGAASTLSYGQLIAKSYRQLALTIRSVGQHKALLLFLIAYIFYIDGVNTMIKMAVDYGKALGFPTDNLITALLITNFVAFPATVAFGFFGERFGARKGIYLALAIYIVATSWGHYMQQVYEFYFLAGAIGLVQGGIQSLSRSYYAQMVPEGQEAEYFGFFNTVGKFSAIFGPVLVGYVSQATNNPRSSILVILAFFAVGIILLRFHSKTLNQLPEKTP, encoded by the coding sequence ATGAAGAGCGACAACCAAAACTCCAAGCCTGGAAAGACTGGGCAAAATCACTGGGCGCAAAGAAATAATCGCCAAATTTTAGCCTGGTCGCTCTACGACTTTGCCAACTCGGCGTTTGCCACAACGGTGATGGCAGCCTTTTTCCCTGTGTTTTTTAAAGAATATTGGCGCTCGGGTGTAGAGGTCACACAAAGCACATTTGAACTTGGTATGGGCAACTCAGTGGCTAGTCTTTGCATTGCTGTGAGCGCACCTATATTGGGAGCCATGGCTGATGCCGGCCGCAGAAAGAAAAGATTTCTTGGATTATTCACTGCCCTTGGCGTATTAACCACAGCCGGCCTATTCTTCGCCCCGGCATCGGATTGGCAATGGGCCTTAGCTTTTTATGCCCTCGCGGCCATGGGATTTGCGGGAAGCAATATTTTTTATGACTCTCTTCTTGTCTCTGTATCGGGTCGTCAGAAGATGGATTTTGTTTCAGGCCTCGGCTATGCGCTCGGTTATCTGGGTGGCAGCCTTTTGCTGGTGGTGAATGTGCTGATGGCTACAAAACCCGAATGGTTTGGTTTTTCTTCGGCTGCCGAAGGTATCCGCTATTCATTTTTAACGGTCTCTTTGTGGTGGGCGATTTTTTCATTGCCCCTATTTTTTATGGTGCAGGAGGACGGCGCCGCATCAACGCTGTCCTATGGGCAGTTGATTGCTAAGAGCTATCGACAACTGGCCCTCACCATTCGATCGGTGGGTCAACATAAAGCCCTACTGCTTTTTCTGATTGCTTACATCTTTTATATAGATGGTGTTAATACCATGATCAAAATGGCTGTGGACTATGGTAAAGCACTGGGTTTTCCCACTGACAATCTAATCACGGCACTCCTTATCACCAACTTTGTGGCGTTTCCAGCAACGGTGGCCTTTGGATTTTTTGGCGAACGTTTTGGGGCGCGAAAAGGCATTTATCTAGCGCTGGCCATCTATATTGTCGCCACCTCGTGGGGTCACTACATGCAACAAGTGTATGAATTTTATTTTTTGGCAGGAGCCATCGGCCTTGTACAAGGAGGTATTCAGTCGCTCAGTCGATCCTACTATGCACAGATGGTTCCGGAGGGCCAAGAGGCTGAGTACTTTGGTTTCTTTAATACCGTAGGAAAATTTTCTGCCATATTCGGCCCCGTGCTTGTGGGCTATGTGAGTCAGGCCACGAACAACCCGCGATCATCAATATTAGTGATTCTCGCTTTTTTTGCTGTGGGCATTATTCTCTTAAGATTCCACTCAAAGACATTAAACCAACTCCCTGAAAAAACGCCCTAG
- a CDS encoding 2OG-Fe(II) oxygenase, producing MENNQFWVVDDAISKETQASLLEAAKFHFQKGEFIPAKIGKGAQKKRVKEIRGDLIYWIEKWDDPALTYCQELYEQLLTFAKRGLYLPIKRYESHLAYYAVGTRYLKHVDRHETNPSRVLSSVLYLGDWKNGQDGELVLYLSDGRPSVSLDPSPRRLVVFDSRLVHEVRLTKVSRWSLTTWFRDDVHPLLHL from the coding sequence ATGGAAAATAACCAGTTTTGGGTAGTGGATGACGCCATTTCTAAAGAGACTCAGGCCTCATTGCTGGAAGCCGCTAAGTTCCATTTTCAAAAAGGTGAATTCATTCCGGCAAAGATTGGTAAAGGGGCCCAAAAAAAACGTGTCAAAGAGATTCGGGGAGATCTTATCTATTGGATTGAAAAATGGGACGATCCGGCGCTGACCTATTGCCAAGAATTGTATGAGCAGCTTTTGACCTTTGCCAAGCGGGGCCTGTATTTGCCTATAAAAAGATACGAGTCGCATTTAGCCTATTATGCTGTTGGTACTCGTTATTTAAAGCACGTCGATCGGCATGAGACCAATCCCAGTCGGGTTTTAAGTTCAGTTTTGTATTTGGGTGATTGGAAAAATGGTCAAGACGGTGAGCTCGTGCTGTACCTTTCTGATGGGAGGCCGTCCGTGTCACTTGACCCCAGTCCGCGTCGTTTGGTGGTGTTTGACAGTCGGTTGGTACACGAAGTGCGGCTGACAAAAGTATCTCGATGGAGTTTAACTACATGGTTTAGGGATGATGTGCATCCGCTTTTGCATCTCTAA